The sequence TCTTAAGCAAAGCAATGTCAGTTGTGTTTTTTTCAAAAAAATAGGTATCAGGAAAAAACAAACCCTCGGGATGCGAGTAATTTCGGTCGATCATAGAGGCAATTGATCCCAAATCCATCGTGTCTATGGTTTTATGCACCTTGTCGTTTTTTCTAATTAATTCATATAATTGCGAAAAGGTCCAACCTTCAGGAAAGGTAATTGAATGCTGCCTTACCTTGCCTGAAACAAAGAGATCGATCAGTTCGGGGACGGTTGAATGCTCCGCCAATTCATATTCGCCGGTTTTTAAAAGAGCCGCTTTGTTATTCACGTAGGCATACCATTTAAACCAAATGGGTTTGATTGAAACGCCTTGTTCTTGCAATTTTTCGGTGATCCGGTTTAGGGAATCGCCTTTTTCAATTTCGACATAAACCGTTTTATCAACCAGCGCTTGTTGTATTGCGTTTTGATAGTCCAGCCATAACCACCCAACGGACAAACTGGTTAACAAAATGGCAATGCCCAAAAATTTACTCGTCATAAATTTTTTTCTCTACTTCTTTTTATATCAACCCTTCGGCTTATTGCCAGGGTCACAGGACCTACTGGATAAAACCGGTTTTCCAGCTTGCTGACCGGCCATATTTTAATCAATGAGTTGCAAACAAAGAGTTCATCGGCTTCCAAAAGATCAGTTTTGTCGATCCATTGCTCTGAAAGAGCCATATCGAGTTCATCTGCGCATTCCATTACTACAGAGCGCATTATGCCTGCAACACCGCATTGATCAATGAATGAAGTGATTAGCCTGTTGCCCTTTACCAGAAAAAAATTGCTCATGGTTCCCTCAATGACATGACCCTGGATATCCTGCATAAGACCTTCATGAATGGCATCCGAATTCCATTCGGCTCTGGCCAAGACCTGCTCAAGTCTATTTAGATGCTTGATTCCGGCCAAGGCCGGGTTAAGACCCAAGCGCGTCTCACAATAGGTCAGGCTGATGCCTTGCGTTTGAAAATCGGCTGGATAGCCAGGGAAAGGGTGAACACTGATCACTCGGGTGGGCATGACAGGATCGGGTTGACGATAGCCTCGACCTCCGGAACCTCGCGTGATTATAATTTTGAGAACGCCTTGCTCCACACCTTGCAAAGCTTGCTTAACTTCAGCAATCAGCTGGTCGGTCTCAAATAAAGGAATTCGAAGTCGTTGACAACCAGCGGTCAGTCTTTTTAGATGCCGATAGAAAAAAACGGGGATACCGTGATCGATTTCTATGGTTTCAAAAAGACCGTCACCGTAGCTAAAGCCTCGATCAGTGATAGCTATTTCATGCTTGATTTGGCCGTTTACCAAATACATGATGAGACTGCGCTATCAGGACCGAGGGGGGCAGCGTTATTGAAAACGTCTAAAAACCAGTGTGCCGTTTGTTCCGCCAAATCCGAACGAATTTGAAATCGCCACATCAATTTTCATTTCACGGGCCGTGTGAGGAACATAATCCAGATCACATTCGGGATCCGGGTTATCAAGATTGATGGTTGGCGGAGCGATCTGGTTTTGTAAAGCCAATGCCGTTAAAACAGCTTCAATACCACCCGCCGCTCCTAACAGATGCCCGGTCATGGATTTTGTCGAGCTGACAGCCAAATTGTAGGCATGTGAACCTAATGCTGATTTCATGGCATGCGTCTCCCCGATATCTCCCGCAGGAGTGGAGGTGCCGTGAGCATTGATATAATCGATATCTTCCGGATTGATCTTGGCATCGCGCATTGCATTTTTCATGCATCGTGCCGCGCCTTCACCGCCCTCGGATGGGCTAGTAATATGGTAAGCATCGCCGCTCAAGCCATACCCGATCAATTCGGCATAAATTTTCGCGCCGCGCGCTTTGGCGTGTTCCAGCTCTTCCAGGACAACAACACCGGAACCATCACTCAAAACAAAGCCATCCCTGTCTTTATCCCACGGCCTGCTGGCAGCATGAGGATCATCATTTCTTCTTGACAATGCCTTAGCTGAAGCAAATCCGCCCATTGCTGTGGGGGACGAAGTGCATCGCTCAGCGCCACCGGCAATCATCACGTCGGCGTCACCGTATTTAATCAATCGGGCTGCATCGCCAATATTATGGGTGCCGGTTGTGCACGCTGTCACAATGGCAAAGTTTGGCCCTTTCAATCCGTATTTAATGGACAAATTGCCTGAAATCATATTGATGATATTACCCGGAACAAAAAAAGGTGAGATCCTTCGTGGTCCGCCTTTTTCAAAAGTGGCGTAGCATTCCTCAATTCCAGTGATTCCGCCGATACCTGCACCTATCGCAACACCAATCCGTTCTGCATTTTGTTCGTTGACTTCCAGGCCCGAATCTTCAAAGGCCTGACAACCAGCCGCCAAACCATAATGTATGAATCCGTCCATACGCTTGGCATCTTTTTCGGCAATGTACCGGGTGATATCGAAATTTCTGATCACGCCACCGAATGTTGTTGAAAATGCAGAAATATCAAAGGAATCAATCGGAGTTATTCCACTTTTGCCATTGATAATTCCGTCCCAAGTTTCAGCAACTGTATTTGCAATAGGCGTAACTGCGCCTAATCCTGTTATTACAACGCGGCGATTGCTCAATTTGATTTACCTGAAGTAATTGATATAGATAGGGGGGAAGTGCGGAGTCTCTTAGTGGATGAACTGATTCACCCACCAAGAAATCAAAATTTAAGCGTTTTTTTCTACGTAATCGATAGCTTGTTGTACGGTTGTGATTTTTTCAGCTTCATCATCTGGAATTTCACATTCGAATTCTTCTTCAAGAGCCATGACGAGTTCAACTGTATCTAAAGAATCAGCACCAAGATCATCGACAAAGGATGCATCGTTCGCTATGTCATCTTTAACACCCAACTGTTCTGCGACAATCTTTTTTACTCGTTCTTCAACATTACTCATAATTATTATCCTCAACAATGTAAGCTTTTAGTTATATTTAATACTTACAATAGTATATTTATCTTGTTAGAAATCTCGCCATTCTCAATTCCAGACGGCGAACGGGATTATACTTTAATTTTCAACCATATCACAATATTAAGGCATAAACATGCCACCATTGACGTGCAGCGTTTCTCCAGTGATGTAGGCTGCTTTGTCAGAGGCTAAAAATGAAACAGCATTCGCTATCTCGTTTGCCTCGCCCAAACGCCCCAGTGGAATTGCACTTAACAGTGTCTGTTTATGTTCTACAGATAATTCTCGCGTCATATCGGTATCAATAAAGCCCGGCGCAACTGTATTGATCGTTATATTTCGAGAACCTACTTCTTTAGCCATCGATTTGGCAAAGCCGATCATCCCAGCCTTGGCAGCGGCATAATTGGCTTGACCGGCATTTCCGGTGGCACCTACCACTGACGAGATATTAATGATTCTACCCGACTTGGCTTTCATCATTCCCCGAAGTACCGCTTTACTCATACGAAACACTGAAGTGAGATTAGTGGCAATGATTTCATCCCACTCATCATCCTTCATCCGCATCAGTAAATTATCACGGGTAATGCCTGCATTATTGACCAATACTGCAGGAGTCCCGTATTCGTCATTGATTGATTTTATGATGTTTTCAATCGAGTCAGAATCGGTTACATTTAATTTCAATCCTCTGCCGTTATCGCCCAGATAAATTGAAATCGCCTCTGCGCCGCTATCGGAGGTAGCCGTTCCAATGACAAAAAAACCATCACTTGCCAATTGTTCAGCGATAGCACGTCCAATTCCCCTGCTCGCACCGGTTACCAGCGCTATTTTCTTATCCATTGAGTTTCTCCAAAGCCTGATCTAAAGATTCAGGATCAAAAATACTAAGATGATCTGCTTCCTTGACAATACGTTTGTTCAGACCAATTAAAACCTTGCCTGGCCCGCATTCAACAAATCTGCTAACCCCTTGTTCCGACATAAATTTTATACTATCGACCCAGCGAACAGGTTTATAGAGCTGTTCTTTTAAAACATTCCGGATAACTTCGGGAGCGCTGTGCGTGCTGATATCGACATTATGAATTAACGTCATCCGCGGTGTTTCCAGATTAATTCCTTCTAAGTAGGCCGCTAATTTTTCTGCAGCGCCTTCCATCAACGCACAATGCGAGGGCACACTGACCGGCAGCGGCAACGCTCGTTTCGCACCGGATTCTTTTGCCAGCACCAGCGCTCTTTCAACTGCGGCGGCGTTACCGGCAATGACGACCTGGCCCGGCGCGTTAAAATTAACAGCCGATACCACTTCGCCTTGGGCCGCATCAAGACAGACCTTGCCCACTTGGTGGTCTTCAAGGCCGATTATTGCCGCCATCGCGCCTTCTCCTGCAGGCACAGCAACCTGCATCAATCTTCCTCTTTCGGCAACGACCCTGATCGCATCGGCAAAAGACAGGGATTCTGAACAGACTAATGCAGTGTACTCGCCAAGACTATGTCCCGCGACCCATCCGGGCCTAACATCACTCAGTTTGCACCACAGCCGCCATACCGCATAACCGGCAGCCAGCATAACGGGTTGTGTATTCTGAGTTTGGTTCAGATCTTCAATGGGACCGTTTTCTACCAGAGACCATAAATTGGTTTCCAGAATATCGGATGCCTGATCAAAGGTATCCTTTATTTCTGGATATGCAGCCGCCAGTGACGACAACATGCCAATTGACTGGGAACCCTGGCCAGGAAAAACAAATGCCAGGCTATAAATTTGCTCGCTCATGAATTGCTTTCTCTCAATCAGTATCTAATTAACGCGGAACCCCAGGTGAATCCAGCTCCAAAGGCTTCCAGCAGGAGCACATGGCCACGTTGAATTCTGCCGTCTTGTACACCTTCGTTTAAGGCAAGCAAAACGGATGCAGAAGACGTGTTGCCCTGAGTTTCCAAAGTCAATATGACATTGTCCATGGACATCCTCAGCTTTTTGGCTGTCGCAGCAATGATGCGAGTGTTGGCCTGATGCGGCACCAGCCAGTTGATTTCCTCTTGCGACATATCATTTGCCGACAAGGTTTCATCGACAATGCGCCCCAAAGTATTAACCGCCACTTTAAAAACCTCATTACCGCGCATACGCACAAAACCGGCTTCGCTTTTATTCGATTCCGAGGCAGACTGCGGATTTGGCAAATAAAGCAATTCCTCAAATTCTCCGTCCGAATGAATATGGGTAGAGATAATGCCGGGTTTATCCGAAGCCTGGAGCAGAATTGCGCCCGCCCCGTCGCCAAACAATACGCAGGTACTTCTGTCCGTCCAGTCGACTATGCGGGAACAGATTTCCGAACCCACCACCAACACCGTCTTGGCCGCGCCGCTTTTGATGTATTGATCCGCCACGCTCATCGCGAAAATGGACCCAGAACACGCCGCTTGTATATCGAAGGCCACGCAATTTTTGATGCCTAACCGTTGTTGCAACAAACATCCGGTGCTTGGATAAACACGATCCGGGGTGCCGGTTGCAACAATAATCAAATCAATTTCTGACGGATCGGTACCTGCCGACTCCAGCGCCTGCCTTGCCGCTACTTCGGCCATACTAGCGGCCGATTCTTCAGGCCCTGCAATCCGCCGGCTTTTTATACCTGTACGC comes from Methylicorpusculum oleiharenae and encodes:
- the mltG gene encoding endolytic transglycosylase MltG is translated as MTSKFLGIAILLTSLSVGWLWLDYQNAIQQALVDKTVYVEIEKGDSLNRITEKLQEQGVSIKPIWFKWYAYVNNKAALLKTGEYELAEHSTVPELIDLFVSGKVRQHSITFPEGWTFSQLYELIRKNDKVHKTIDTMDLGSIASMIDRNYSHPEGLFFPDTYFFEKNTTDIALLKRAYDRMRSVLETEWQNRQPDLPLTSPYQALILASIIEKETGLASERPAIAGVFVRRLKQDMMLQTDPTVIYGMGAGYDGDIRSKDLKTQTPYNTYVIKGLPPTPIALPGREAIRAALHPEPGESLYFVAKGDGSHVFSATLKKHQEAVNLYQLGR
- the fabD gene encoding ACP S-malonyltransferase, yielding MSEQIYSLAFVFPGQGSQSIGMLSSLAAAYPEIKDTFDQASDILETNLWSLVENGPIEDLNQTQNTQPVMLAAGYAVWRLWCKLSDVRPGWVAGHSLGEYTALVCSESLSFADAIRVVAERGRLMQVAVPAGEGAMAAIIGLEDHQVGKVCLDAAQGEVVSAVNFNAPGQVVIAGNAAAVERALVLAKESGAKRALPLPVSVPSHCALMEGAAEKLAAYLEGINLETPRMTLIHNVDISTHSAPEVIRNVLKEQLYKPVRWVDSIKFMSEQGVSRFVECGPGKVLIGLNKRIVKEADHLSIFDPESLDQALEKLNG
- the pabC gene encoding aminodeoxychorismate lyase yields the protein MYLVNGQIKHEIAITDRGFSYGDGLFETIEIDHGIPVFFYRHLKRLTAGCQRLRIPLFETDQLIAEVKQALQGVEQGVLKIIITRGSGGRGYRQPDPVMPTRVISVHPFPGYPADFQTQGISLTYCETRLGLNPALAGIKHLNRLEQVLARAEWNSDAIHEGLMQDIQGHVIEGTMSNFFLVKGNRLITSFIDQCGVAGIMRSVVMECADELDMALSEQWIDKTDLLEADELFVCNSLIKIWPVSKLENRFYPVGPVTLAISRRVDIKRSREKNL
- a CDS encoding beta-ketoacyl-ACP synthase III, which translates into the protein MTRFSRVIGTGGYLPEHIRTNEDISKMVDTSDGWIYERTGIKSRRIAGPEESAASMAEVAARQALESAGTDPSEIDLIIVATGTPDRVYPSTGCLLQQRLGIKNCVAFDIQAACSGSIFAMSVADQYIKSGAAKTVLVVGSEICSRIVDWTDRSTCVLFGDGAGAILLQASDKPGIISTHIHSDGEFEELLYLPNPQSASESNKSEAGFVRMRGNEVFKVAVNTLGRIVDETLSANDMSQEEINWLVPHQANTRIIAATAKKLRMSMDNVILTLETQGNTSSASVLLALNEGVQDGRIQRGHVLLLEAFGAGFTWGSALIRY
- the acpP gene encoding acyl carrier protein, with protein sequence MSNVEERVKKIVAEQLGVKDDIANDASFVDDLGADSLDTVELVMALEEEFECEIPDDEAEKITTVQQAIDYVEKNA
- the fabG gene encoding 3-oxoacyl-ACP reductase FabG, encoding MDKKIALVTGASRGIGRAIAEQLASDGFFVIGTATSDSGAEAISIYLGDNGRGLKLNVTDSDSIENIIKSINDEYGTPAVLVNNAGITRDNLLMRMKDDEWDEIIATNLTSVFRMSKAVLRGMMKAKSGRIINISSVVGATGNAGQANYAAAKAGMIGFAKSMAKEVGSRNITINTVAPGFIDTDMTRELSVEHKQTLLSAIPLGRLGEANEIANAVSFLASDKAAYITGETLHVNGGMFMP
- the fabF gene encoding beta-ketoacyl-ACP synthase II — its product is MSNRRVVITGLGAVTPIANTVAETWDGIINGKSGITPIDSFDISAFSTTFGGVIRNFDITRYIAEKDAKRMDGFIHYGLAAGCQAFEDSGLEVNEQNAERIGVAIGAGIGGITGIEECYATFEKGGPRRISPFFVPGNIINMISGNLSIKYGLKGPNFAIVTACTTGTHNIGDAARLIKYGDADVMIAGGAERCTSSPTAMGGFASAKALSRRNDDPHAASRPWDKDRDGFVLSDGSGVVVLEELEHAKARGAKIYAELIGYGLSGDAYHITSPSEGGEGAARCMKNAMRDAKINPEDIDYINAHGTSTPAGDIGETHAMKSALGSHAYNLAVSSTKSMTGHLLGAAGGIEAVLTALALQNQIAPPTINLDNPDPECDLDYVPHTAREMKIDVAISNSFGFGGTNGTLVFRRFQ